Proteins encoded by one window of Sphaerodactylus townsendi isolate TG3544 linkage group LG04, MPM_Stown_v2.3, whole genome shotgun sequence:
- the ABHD10 gene encoding palmitoyl-protein thioesterase ABHD10, mitochondrial isoform X3 → MNGKKALALEDFCKSLGHAFVRFDYTGCGSSEGDVKESTMGKWRKDVLSVLDELTDGPQILVGSSLGAWLMLHAAIARPEKMAALVGIAASADHLVATFQQLPIEEKKEIEEKGEWKLPTKYNEEGFYNVPYEFLQEAENHCVLGAPLPIKCPVRLLHGLKDEDIPWQTSLKIAERVISTDVDIILRKAGQHRMKEQDDIKLIVYTVEDLIDKLTTLA, encoded by the exons ATGAATGGCAAGAAGGCACTTGCACTTGAAGATTTCTGCAAGTCTCTTGGTCATGCTTTTGTAAG GTTTGATTACACTGGCTGTGGAAGTTCAGAAGGCGATGTCAAAGAATCTACCATGGGAAAATGGCGGAAGGATGTTCTTTCGGTactggatgaactcacagatggACCACAG ATTTTAGTTGGTTCTAGTTTGGGAGCATGGCTGATGCTTCATGCAGCAATTGCCCGaccagaaaaaatggctgctcttgtTGGGATAGCTGCTTCTGCAGATCATCTTGTAGCAACTTTTCAACAGCTTCCCATAGAG GAGAAGAAAGAGATAGAAGAAAAGGGTGAATGGAAGTTGCCAACCAAGTACAACGAAGAAGGCTTTTACAATGTGCCATACGAATTCCTTCAAGAAGCAGAAAATCACTGTGTGTTGGGTGCTCCTCTTCCCATAAAGTGCCCTGTGCGACTTCTCCATGGCCTAAAAGATGAAGATATTCCATGGCAGACTTCCTTGAAAATTGCTGAACGTGTGATCAGCACAGATGTGGATATTATTCTCCGCAAAGCTGGGCAACATCGAATGAAAGAACAAGATGATATCAAACTTATTGTGTACACTGTCGAAGACTTGATTGACAAGCTGACCACACTAGCATGA
- the ABHD10 gene encoding palmitoyl-protein thioesterase ABHD10, mitochondrial isoform X1, translated as MPRPLCTDMAVAGVVRLLRWGKFSCGAAADFPYLLGCRQKSTASFLSRPDRPKLAYNKLKGKNPGVVFLPGLYSTMNGKKALALEDFCKSLGHAFVRFDYTGCGSSEGDVKESTMGKWRKDVLSVLDELTDGPQILVGSSLGAWLMLHAAIARPEKMAALVGIAASADHLVATFQQLPIEEKKEIEEKGEWKLPTKYNEEGFYNVPYEFLQEAENHCVLGAPLPIKCPVRLLHGLKDEDIPWQTSLKIAERVISTDVDIILRKAGQHRMKEQDDIKLIVYTVEDLIDKLTTLA; from the exons ATGCCACGCCCACTCTGCACGGACATGGCGGTGGCGGGAGTTGTGAGGTTGCTGCGGTGGGGGAAGTTCAGCTGTGGGGCGGCCGCGGATTTTCCTTATTTGCTAG GTTGCAGACAGAAATCAACAGCGAGTTTCCTTAGCCGGCCGGATCGTCCAAAGCTAGCTTATAATAAGCTAAAAGGCAAGAATCCTGGAGTTGTCTTTCTCCCAGGTCTTTATTCAACTATGAATGGCAAGAAGGCACTTGCACTTGAAGATTTCTGCAAGTCTCTTGGTCATGCTTTTGTAAG GTTTGATTACACTGGCTGTGGAAGTTCAGAAGGCGATGTCAAAGAATCTACCATGGGAAAATGGCGGAAGGATGTTCTTTCGGTactggatgaactcacagatggACCACAG ATTTTAGTTGGTTCTAGTTTGGGAGCATGGCTGATGCTTCATGCAGCAATTGCCCGaccagaaaaaatggctgctcttgtTGGGATAGCTGCTTCTGCAGATCATCTTGTAGCAACTTTTCAACAGCTTCCCATAGAG GAGAAGAAAGAGATAGAAGAAAAGGGTGAATGGAAGTTGCCAACCAAGTACAACGAAGAAGGCTTTTACAATGTGCCATACGAATTCCTTCAAGAAGCAGAAAATCACTGTGTGTTGGGTGCTCCTCTTCCCATAAAGTGCCCTGTGCGACTTCTCCATGGCCTAAAAGATGAAGATATTCCATGGCAGACTTCCTTGAAAATTGCTGAACGTGTGATCAGCACAGATGTGGATATTATTCTCCGCAAAGCTGGGCAACATCGAATGAAAGAACAAGATGATATCAAACTTATTGTGTACACTGTCGAAGACTTGATTGACAAGCTGACCACACTAGCATGA
- the ABHD10 gene encoding palmitoyl-protein thioesterase ABHD10, mitochondrial isoform X2: MPRPLCTDMAVAGVVRLLRWGKFSCGAAADFPYLLGCRQKSTASFLSRPDRPKLAYNKLKGKNPGVVFLPGLYSTMNGKKALALEDFCKSLGHAFVRFDYTGCGSSEGDVKESTMGKWRKDVLSILVGSSLGAWLMLHAAIARPEKMAALVGIAASADHLVATFQQLPIEEKKEIEEKGEWKLPTKYNEEGFYNVPYEFLQEAENHCVLGAPLPIKCPVRLLHGLKDEDIPWQTSLKIAERVISTDVDIILRKAGQHRMKEQDDIKLIVYTVEDLIDKLTTLA; this comes from the exons ATGCCACGCCCACTCTGCACGGACATGGCGGTGGCGGGAGTTGTGAGGTTGCTGCGGTGGGGGAAGTTCAGCTGTGGGGCGGCCGCGGATTTTCCTTATTTGCTAG GTTGCAGACAGAAATCAACAGCGAGTTTCCTTAGCCGGCCGGATCGTCCAAAGCTAGCTTATAATAAGCTAAAAGGCAAGAATCCTGGAGTTGTCTTTCTCCCAGGTCTTTATTCAACTATGAATGGCAAGAAGGCACTTGCACTTGAAGATTTCTGCAAGTCTCTTGGTCATGCTTTTGTAAG GTTTGATTACACTGGCTGTGGAAGTTCAGAAGGCGATGTCAAAGAATCTACCATGGGAAAATGGCGGAAGGATGTTCTTTCG ATTTTAGTTGGTTCTAGTTTGGGAGCATGGCTGATGCTTCATGCAGCAATTGCCCGaccagaaaaaatggctgctcttgtTGGGATAGCTGCTTCTGCAGATCATCTTGTAGCAACTTTTCAACAGCTTCCCATAGAG GAGAAGAAAGAGATAGAAGAAAAGGGTGAATGGAAGTTGCCAACCAAGTACAACGAAGAAGGCTTTTACAATGTGCCATACGAATTCCTTCAAGAAGCAGAAAATCACTGTGTGTTGGGTGCTCCTCTTCCCATAAAGTGCCCTGTGCGACTTCTCCATGGCCTAAAAGATGAAGATATTCCATGGCAGACTTCCTTGAAAATTGCTGAACGTGTGATCAGCACAGATGTGGATATTATTCTCCGCAAAGCTGGGCAACATCGAATGAAAGAACAAGATGATATCAAACTTATTGTGTACACTGTCGAAGACTTGATTGACAAGCTGACCACACTAGCATGA